In one window of Porites lutea chromosome 8, jaPorLute2.1, whole genome shotgun sequence DNA:
- the LOC140946666 gene encoding uncharacterized protein, with translation MPRCSSLTVPTSVGGNSSYTQCALSPFVNNGPLSTSTVWGQPCVSEDEQWSWETFLDSLPETVNRRVHELELRPVNTEGSLVAKVIEKLEKHSIETEEEKIEAVQRAREQLQIKFCWADFDQLTKLWKEYEKAKNIKSDREHSGSTWTVDMLARYVKWEDVEFRPRGTNIDDLFDQELFQKISGSIIMAKASWDDQFTTEIDIRMVIDAILQTLCIHKYRNLKFRTERTLKCYSLPTSRPDYILYYNNAAVGVIEVKRPGSLIQKSVAQLILQLLSISAEDPNWTYFGLLHDSLSSVFIAVSKKKVLFFQEQSQQLEVIKDPKDFVLALLWHIKDAIENRFGEEVSERFEDEVADGWQLF, from the coding sequence ATGCCGAGATGTTCTTCCTTGACTGTACCGACTTCTGTTGGCGGCAATAGCTCTTATACTCAGTGTGCTTTATCTCCTTTTGTCAATAATGGGCCTCTATCGACATCCACGGTCTGGGGGCAACCCTGTGTCAGCGAAGACGAACAATGGTCGTGGGAAACCTTTCTCGATTCCCTTCCCGAGACGGTAAACAGAAGAGTGCACGAGCTCGAGCTGCGCCCCGTGAATACTGAAGGATCGCTTGTTGCAAAGGTCATTGAGAAACTCGAAAAACACTCGATCGagacagaagaagaaaaaatagaagCGGTGCAAAGGGCAAGGGAACAACTTCAAATTAAATTCTGCTGGGCCGATTTCGATCAACTTACAAAACTGTGGAAAGAATACGAGAAGGCCAAAAATATCAAGTCTGATCGTGAACACTCAGGATCAACTTGGACTGTTGATATGTTAGCCCGCTACGTGAAATGGGAAGACGTTGAGTTTAGACCGCGGGGTACGAATATCGACGACCTTTTCGACCAAGAATTGTTTCAGAAGATCTCTGGGAGTATTATTATGGCAAAGGCAAGTTGGGACGATCAGTTCACAACGGAAATAGATATAAGAATGGTTATCGACGCCATATTACAAACGCTTTGTATTCATAAATACCGGAATTTGAAATTCAGAACTGAACGAACCCTGAAATGCTATTCACTTCCTACTAGTAGGCCAGACTACATATTGTATTATAATAATGCTGCGGTTGGAGTCATCGAAGTCAAACGACCAGGGAGTTTAATCCAGAAATCCGTGGCCCAGTTAATTCTCCAGCTACTGTCCATCTCTGCCGAGGACCCAAACTGGACTTATTTTGGCCTTTTACATGACAGTTTGTCTTCTGTTTTTATTGCAGtgtccaaaaaaaaagttttgttctTTCAAGAACAGTCTCAGCAGTTAGAGGTGATCAAAGATCCAAAAGATTTCGTCTTGGCACTTTTATGGCATATCAAAGACGCAATTGAAAATAGATTTGGTGAAGAGGTCAGTGAGAGGTTTGAAGACGAAGTTGCCGACGGTTGGCAGCTGTTTTAG